One genomic window of Leptospira paudalimensis includes the following:
- a CDS encoding Ig-like domain-containing protein, with product MKYVKWSVYLLPLLTFYHCHAKMGSSEDWLAMFVNDDTPKVVSFTPSSGEQSVSPKTNIVILWNQPMEIQSCVTAFSLDPNTKGIFETTDISLKFIPNQELLPGGFVLRLTKQCENKKGKDLDRVYSIPFRVQVEDSPLSPTINSILISVGTYDECLSGGSIADRILQDVNTACSGIPQTTPITLVFSKPMNQTDVSLGFRMEPSTSYHLEWTDSTQVQVQLDAPLQSQTRYQFNLASGISALDGTKIEKPIRFDFYTNEGAKAPEVIGFGLASQLCGIGIQELGSTVGSRWDSNLCFWSKGLAFLPPHHYQFRGGDDGTGGIASSSACADVNTDNFKLFFDEYMDPISVISSSRLTKISPPSSNIRLSTWEWSHCQSAYPFGCKEITYSFAESEASCNGTLFGNNTTGGDFNLASSSTAPNFYPYYEFKLDADVRSANGKKMISPFIIQMEAK from the coding sequence ATGAAATACGTTAAATGGAGTGTTTATCTTTTGCCATTGCTTACATTCTATCATTGCCATGCGAAGATGGGTTCCTCCGAAGATTGGCTAGCTATGTTTGTCAATGATGATACGCCAAAGGTGGTATCCTTTACTCCTAGTTCTGGGGAACAATCGGTTTCCCCTAAAACAAATATAGTTATCCTTTGGAACCAACCGATGGAAATACAGTCCTGTGTGACTGCCTTTTCGCTTGATCCAAACACAAAAGGGATTTTTGAAACAACTGATATTTCCTTAAAATTCATTCCGAACCAAGAATTATTGCCTGGTGGGTTTGTGCTCCGCCTCACCAAACAATGTGAAAACAAAAAAGGAAAAGATTTGGATCGTGTGTATTCAATTCCGTTTCGAGTCCAAGTCGAAGATTCACCATTGTCACCTACCATAAATTCCATTTTGATCTCAGTAGGAACATATGACGAATGTTTGTCGGGTGGATCTATAGCGGATCGTATTTTGCAAGATGTAAATACTGCTTGTTCCGGTATTCCGCAAACCACACCTATCACTCTTGTATTTTCAAAACCCATGAACCAAACAGATGTTTCCTTGGGATTCCGAATGGAACCAAGCACATCCTACCATTTGGAATGGACAGACTCCACCCAAGTCCAAGTTCAATTGGATGCACCATTACAAAGCCAAACGAGATACCAATTCAATTTGGCTTCAGGTATATCAGCTTTGGATGGAACAAAAATAGAAAAACCGATCCGATTTGATTTTTATACAAACGAAGGGGCAAAGGCTCCTGAAGTCATCGGCTTTGGACTTGCTTCCCAATTGTGTGGAATCGGGATCCAAGAATTAGGAAGTACCGTGGGGAGTCGTTGGGATTCAAACCTATGTTTTTGGAGTAAAGGTTTAGCATTTCTTCCTCCACACCATTACCAATTTAGAGGTGGAGATGATGGAACAGGTGGTATTGCGAGTTCATCTGCTTGTGCGGATGTGAATACCGATAATTTCAAACTATTTTTTGATGAATATATGGATCCTATTTCTGTTATCTCTTCCAGTCGGTTGACAAAAATATCACCACCTTCAAGTAACATACGTTTATCGACTTGGGAATGGAGCCATTGCCAATCAGCCTATCCATTTGGATGTAAGGAAATCACATATTCCTTTGCTGAAAGTGAGGCTAGTTGTAATGGAACTTTGTTTGGAAATAATACAACTGGTGGGGACTTTAATCTGGCAAGTTCATCAACCGCTCCCAATTTTTATCCTTATTATGAATTTAAATTAGATGCAGACGTACGTTCTGCAAATGGAAAAAAAATGATTTCTCCCTTTATCATCCAAATGGAGGCAAAATGA